One segment of Salvia splendens isolate huo1 chromosome 20, SspV2, whole genome shotgun sequence DNA contains the following:
- the LOC121781054 gene encoding uncharacterized protein LOC121781054 → MSRKGSEVEPVRFGSMVLLLMGLVSFCMVYIFMATVMSPSSSGDSKVESLGFGDGNSVGGGGNSDAEVSGGGGCCSGIPNLELWGDAVKWGTDFKFNSSEQCCSSCKAMCTGKDGPCLCDSWVFCGNKEACGEKFGECWLKKQKDVLLPEKQDNENKVMWTSGLVFGRGEGIIALETEYGNLHIKLLPECSPHSVAYMLELLALRHCAGCHFYRAEGRGPFWDIKGNHIQDASYGPPFALIQGTLEAQEATFDPIPSEHSSTIRRGSVAWVESGPEFFISLANHEEWQNGYTVFGSVLPEDMVIAEKIAQLPTKSDVWNNINVSVLEKTVPLNIQRINLSDGDQSLNAD, encoded by the exons ATGAGTCGGAAGGGGAGTGAAGTGGAGCCGGTGAGGTTTGGGTCTATGGTGCTTCTGTTGATGGGTTTGGTCTCTTTCTGCATGGTCTACATTTTCATGGCAACTGTGATGAGCCCCTCGTCTTCTGGTGATTCAAAGGTGGAATCTTTAGGGTTTGGTGATGGTAATTCTGTCGGTGGTGGTGGAAATTCGGATGCTGAGGTGAGTGGAGGTGGGGGTTGTTGCAGTGGGATTCCGAATTTGGAGCTGTGGGGTGATGCTGTCAAGTGGGGGACTGATTTCAAGTTCAATTCATCCGAGCAGTGCTGCAGCTCTTGCAAGGCGATGTGCACGGGGAAGGACGGGCCGTGCCTCTGTGATTCGTGGGTGTTCTGTGGGAATAAGGAGGCTTGTGGGGAGAAATTTGGTGAG TGCTGGTTGAAGAAACAAAAGGATGTCCTGCTTCCTGAAAAGCAAGATAATGAAAACAAAGTCATGTGGACATCGGGCCTCGTCTTTGGGAGAGGGGAG GGCATTATTGCATTGGAGACGGAGTATGGGAACCTACACATCAAG CTTTTGCCTGAATGTTCCCCACATTCAGTTGCATACATGCTAGAGTTGTTGGCTCTGCGACATTGTGCAGGCTGCCATTTTTATCGAGCCGAAGGCCGGGGTCCGTTTTGGGATATTAAGGGAAACCACATACAAGAT GCTTCATATGGTCCTCCGTTTGCTCTTATTCAAGGAACACTGGAAGCCCAAGAAGCCACATTCGACCCGATTCCATCGGAGCACAGCTCAACCATAAGAAGGGGTTCGGTGGCATGGGTTGAATCCGGCCCTGAATTCTTCATCAGCCTTGCAAATCACGAAGAGTGGCAAAATGGATACACCGTGTTTGGTTCTGTACTTCCTGAAGATATGGTGATTGCCGAGAAAATCGCCCAGCTTCCTACAAAGTCAGATGTTTGGAATAACATCAATGTCTCAGTTTTGGAGAAAACTGTACCTTTGAATATTCAAAGGATCAACCTCAGTGACGGTGACCAAAGTCTCAACGCTGACTAG